Proteins found in one Larimichthys crocea isolate SSNF chromosome I, L_crocea_2.0, whole genome shotgun sequence genomic segment:
- the rnaseh2c gene encoding ribonuclease H2 subunit C isoform X3 has protein sequence MSCNTSVTRVQMSSVGQAQRVPVHLMPCEIENDGPAQVSQYFTATTKDCKQEKTVSFRGRGLKGQEISCPQGYTGLVLKEINKPGSDQEDRTVRLSSVFDKLTYWNLETHPNSDDTIVMAMDWPEMAEAIHGPVED, from the exons ATGTCCTGTAACACAAGCGTTACTCGTGTTCAAATGTCCTCTGTGGGTCAGGCACAGCGAGTCCCAGTCCACCTGATGCCCTGTGAGATTGAAAACGACGGGCCGGCCCAGGTCTCACAATACTTCACTGCTACCACAAAAGACTGCAAACAAG AGAAGACAGTGTCATTCAGAGGACGTGGGTTGAAGGGGCAAGAGATCAGCTGTCCACAGGGCTACACTGGCTTGGTGCTGAAAGAGATCAACAAGCCCGGCTCTGACCAAGAG gacAGGACAGTGAGGTTATCCTCCGTGTTTGATAAGCTGACATACTGGAACCTGGAGACACATCCAAACTCTGACGATACAATTGTGATGGCAATGGATTGGCCAGAGATGGCTGAGGCG ATTCACGGACCAGTGGAAGACTGA
- the rnaseh2c gene encoding ribonuclease H2 subunit C isoform X2, with product MVRAHKLRHDEQFSNKMSCNTSVTRVQMSSVGQAQRVPVHLMPCEIENDGPAQVSQYFTATTKDCKQEKTVSFRGRGLKGQEISCPQGYTGLVLKEINKPGSDQEDRTVRLSSVFDKLTYWNLETHPNSDDTIVMAMDWPEMAEAIHGPVED from the exons ATGGTCAGAGCTCACAAACTTCGGCATGACGAGCAGTTTTCAAACAA AATGTCCTGTAACACAAGCGTTACTCGTGTTCAAATGTCCTCTGTGGGTCAGGCACAGCGAGTCCCAGTCCACCTGATGCCCTGTGAGATTGAAAACGACGGGCCGGCCCAGGTCTCACAATACTTCACTGCTACCACAAAAGACTGCAAACAAG AGAAGACAGTGTCATTCAGAGGACGTGGGTTGAAGGGGCAAGAGATCAGCTGTCCACAGGGCTACACTGGCTTGGTGCTGAAAGAGATCAACAAGCCCGGCTCTGACCAAGAG gacAGGACAGTGAGGTTATCCTCCGTGTTTGATAAGCTGACATACTGGAACCTGGAGACACATCCAAACTCTGACGATACAATTGTGATGGCAATGGATTGGCCAGAGATGGCTGAGGCG ATTCACGGACCAGTGGAAGACTGA
- the LOC104925533 gene encoding seipin isoform X3, translating to MGASTTPTCPRRLFPHLCTITTVANISLMRNRKHVLTFGQVYRISLHLEMPDCPANQELGMFMIKTSCFSRDGSQVTSSARSASQLLPASSSRFSMLRYRSDLLKYLETLLFLPAFLSGATEQKQMLEVELFSDYTDDPYSPSVTAVIEILSNKVQIYSSHLYIHAHFSGLRYLIFNFPLLSALVGISSNFIFLSFLFVLSYMRLLLKVEWGPEQHRADGLLSDRDENVKNNQQEDGKNAAGDAAERLGPLQITPTNLSQQKPRLQVHNRQTRSELSESEASPGQ from the exons ATGGGAGCTTCTACTACTCCTACATGCCCAAGGCGGCTTTTTCCACACCTGTGCACTATTACtacag TGGCCAACATCTCACTGATGAGGAACAGgaaacat GTGCTCACATTTGGTCAAGTCTATCGGATCTCTCTCCACCTGGAGATGCCTGATTGTCCGGCCAATCAGGAGCTGGGTATGTTCATGATCAAGACATCCTGTTTCTCTCGGGATGGAAGCCAAGTCACCTCCTCTGCTCGTTCT GCAAGTCAACTGCTGCCCGCCTCCAGCTCTCGCTTT AGCATGCTGCGATATCGCTCAGACCTGCTAAAGTATCTGGAAACGCTGCTGTTCCTCCCGGCCTTTCTGAGTGGAGCCACTGAGCAGAAACAAATGCTGGAGGTGGAGCTTTTCTCAGACTATACAGATGACCCT TATAGCCCCTCAGTCACTGCCGTCATTGAGATCCTGTCCAACAAGGTGCAGATCTACTCATCACATCTCTACATTCATGCTCATTTCTCTGGTTTAAG ATACTTGATCTTCAACTTCCCTCTCCTATCAGCCCTGGTGGGCATCTCCAGCAACTTCATCTTTCTCAGTTTCCTCTTCGTCCTCAGCTACATGCGGCTGCTGTTGAAGGTGGAATGGGGTCCAGAGCAG cacagagcagatggaCTGCTGTCAGATAGGGACGAGAACGTGAAAAACAACCAGCAAGAGGATGGAAAAAATGCTGCTGGAG ATGCTGCAGAACGTCTGGGGCCCCTCCAGATAACCCCCACAAATCTGAGCCAGCAGAAGCCCCGTTTGCAAGTGCATAACAGACAGACACGGAGTGAATTAAGTGAATCAGAGGCATCCCCAGGCCAATaa
- the LOC104925533 gene encoding seipin isoform X1 has protein sequence MDSGDDGEALIGQALLRLQDGVAMAMSHVRQRVVQSFVVFFFVLLLLWISSFLYGSFYYSYMPKAAFSTPVHYYYRTNCESPSSFLCSYPVANISLMRNRKHVLTFGQVYRISLHLEMPDCPANQELGMFMIKTSCFSRDGSQVTSSARSASQLLPASSSRFSMLRYRSDLLKYLETLLFLPAFLSGATEQKQMLEVELFSDYTDDPYSPSVTAVIEILSNKVQIYSSHLYIHAHFSGLRYLIFNFPLLSALVGISSNFIFLSFLFVLSYMRLLLKVEWGPEQHRADGLLSDRDENVKNNQQEDGKNAAGDAAERLGPLQITPTNLSQQKPRLQVHNRQTRSELSESEASPGQ, from the exons ATGGATTCAGGAGATGATGGAGAAGCCCTCATTGGTCAGGCACTGCTGAGGCTCCAGGATggtgttgccatggcgatgTCACATGTCCGTCAGAGAGTTGTACAGAGCTTTgtcgttttcttttttgtcttacTGCTACTCTGGATCTCATCCTTTTTATATGGGAGCTTCTACTACTCCTACATGCCCAAGGCGGCTTTTTCCACACCTGTGCACTATTACtacag gacaaactgtgaatctccttcctcttttctgtGCTCTTATCCAGTGGCCAACATCTCACTGATGAGGAACAGgaaacat GTGCTCACATTTGGTCAAGTCTATCGGATCTCTCTCCACCTGGAGATGCCTGATTGTCCGGCCAATCAGGAGCTGGGTATGTTCATGATCAAGACATCCTGTTTCTCTCGGGATGGAAGCCAAGTCACCTCCTCTGCTCGTTCT GCAAGTCAACTGCTGCCCGCCTCCAGCTCTCGCTTT AGCATGCTGCGATATCGCTCAGACCTGCTAAAGTATCTGGAAACGCTGCTGTTCCTCCCGGCCTTTCTGAGTGGAGCCACTGAGCAGAAACAAATGCTGGAGGTGGAGCTTTTCTCAGACTATACAGATGACCCT TATAGCCCCTCAGTCACTGCCGTCATTGAGATCCTGTCCAACAAGGTGCAGATCTACTCATCACATCTCTACATTCATGCTCATTTCTCTGGTTTAAG ATACTTGATCTTCAACTTCCCTCTCCTATCAGCCCTGGTGGGCATCTCCAGCAACTTCATCTTTCTCAGTTTCCTCTTCGTCCTCAGCTACATGCGGCTGCTGTTGAAGGTGGAATGGGGTCCAGAGCAG cacagagcagatggaCTGCTGTCAGATAGGGACGAGAACGTGAAAAACAACCAGCAAGAGGATGGAAAAAATGCTGCTGGAG ATGCTGCAGAACGTCTGGGGCCCCTCCAGATAACCCCCACAAATCTGAGCCAGCAGAAGCCCCGTTTGCAAGTGCATAACAGACAGACACGGAGTGAATTAAGTGAATCAGAGGCATCCCCAGGCCAATaa
- the LOC104925533 gene encoding seipin isoform X2 yields MDSGDDGEALIGQALLRLQDGVAMAMSHVRQRVVQSFVVFFFVLLLLWISSFLYGSFYYSYMPKAAFSTPVHYYYRTNCESPSSFLCSYPVANISLMRNRKHVLTFGQVYRISLHLEMPDCPANQELGMFMIKTSCFSRDGSQVTSSARSSMLRYRSDLLKYLETLLFLPAFLSGATEQKQMLEVELFSDYTDDPYSPSVTAVIEILSNKVQIYSSHLYIHAHFSGLRYLIFNFPLLSALVGISSNFIFLSFLFVLSYMRLLLKVEWGPEQHRADGLLSDRDENVKNNQQEDGKNAAGDAAERLGPLQITPTNLSQQKPRLQVHNRQTRSELSESEASPGQ; encoded by the exons ATGGATTCAGGAGATGATGGAGAAGCCCTCATTGGTCAGGCACTGCTGAGGCTCCAGGATggtgttgccatggcgatgTCACATGTCCGTCAGAGAGTTGTACAGAGCTTTgtcgttttcttttttgtcttacTGCTACTCTGGATCTCATCCTTTTTATATGGGAGCTTCTACTACTCCTACATGCCCAAGGCGGCTTTTTCCACACCTGTGCACTATTACtacag gacaaactgtgaatctccttcctcttttctgtGCTCTTATCCAGTGGCCAACATCTCACTGATGAGGAACAGgaaacat GTGCTCACATTTGGTCAAGTCTATCGGATCTCTCTCCACCTGGAGATGCCTGATTGTCCGGCCAATCAGGAGCTGGGTATGTTCATGATCAAGACATCCTGTTTCTCTCGGGATGGAAGCCAAGTCACCTCCTCTGCTCGTTCT AGCATGCTGCGATATCGCTCAGACCTGCTAAAGTATCTGGAAACGCTGCTGTTCCTCCCGGCCTTTCTGAGTGGAGCCACTGAGCAGAAACAAATGCTGGAGGTGGAGCTTTTCTCAGACTATACAGATGACCCT TATAGCCCCTCAGTCACTGCCGTCATTGAGATCCTGTCCAACAAGGTGCAGATCTACTCATCACATCTCTACATTCATGCTCATTTCTCTGGTTTAAG ATACTTGATCTTCAACTTCCCTCTCCTATCAGCCCTGGTGGGCATCTCCAGCAACTTCATCTTTCTCAGTTTCCTCTTCGTCCTCAGCTACATGCGGCTGCTGTTGAAGGTGGAATGGGGTCCAGAGCAG cacagagcagatggaCTGCTGTCAGATAGGGACGAGAACGTGAAAAACAACCAGCAAGAGGATGGAAAAAATGCTGCTGGAG ATGCTGCAGAACGTCTGGGGCCCCTCCAGATAACCCCCACAAATCTGAGCCAGCAGAAGCCCCGTTTGCAAGTGCATAACAGACAGACACGGAGTGAATTAAGTGAATCAGAGGCATCCCCAGGCCAATaa
- the rnaseh2c gene encoding ribonuclease H2 subunit C isoform X1 yields MMRAAEFWTSWSLWRDLMSCNTSVTRVQMSSVGQAQRVPVHLMPCEIENDGPAQVSQYFTATTKDCKQEKTVSFRGRGLKGQEISCPQGYTGLVLKEINKPGSDQEDRTVRLSSVFDKLTYWNLETHPNSDDTIVMAMDWPEMAEAIHGPVED; encoded by the exons ATGATGCGGGCAGCTGAATTCTGGACCAGTTGGAGCTTATGGAGAGATTT AATGTCCTGTAACACAAGCGTTACTCGTGTTCAAATGTCCTCTGTGGGTCAGGCACAGCGAGTCCCAGTCCACCTGATGCCCTGTGAGATTGAAAACGACGGGCCGGCCCAGGTCTCACAATACTTCACTGCTACCACAAAAGACTGCAAACAAG AGAAGACAGTGTCATTCAGAGGACGTGGGTTGAAGGGGCAAGAGATCAGCTGTCCACAGGGCTACACTGGCTTGGTGCTGAAAGAGATCAACAAGCCCGGCTCTGACCAAGAG gacAGGACAGTGAGGTTATCCTCCGTGTTTGATAAGCTGACATACTGGAACCTGGAGACACATCCAAACTCTGACGATACAATTGTGATGGCAATGGATTGGCCAGAGATGGCTGAGGCG ATTCACGGACCAGTGGAAGACTGA